A region of the Vigna unguiculata cultivar IT97K-499-35 chromosome 9, ASM411807v1, whole genome shotgun sequence genome:
CAATTGCAATACCATCCGTTAAAATTCCACATTCTCTAGCAATTGCCTTTGCTGTATTTATGTTATCTCCAGTAACCATCCTAACAACAATACCAGCTGACCTACAAATGGCAACAGACTCTCGGACACCAGGGCGAACTGGATCCTTAATTCCCACAATTCCTATACAGGTGTAACCCCTAGTAGGAATAGGACTTCCAACAAAAAATTCATCATGAATATCCATGTAAGCGAGGCAAAGTGTTCGGAGAGCTTCACCAGCGAATGtttcaataatattattcatcTGATTGATGGAGTCTTCATTAAGTGGAACAACCTCGCCACTTGAGTCCACAACTTTGTCACATGCAGCCAGAACTATTTCAGAGGCACCTTTACAATGTGCTCTGAAACCACCATCAGGAAGCTGTAAAACCACCCCCATGCGCTTCTTTATAGAATTAAACGGCTCAACTTTCACAAGTTTTGACCTTTGTCGTTCCTTTAGGAAATCACCACCAAGTGACAGTCCAAATTCTAAAAGTGCAGTCTCGGTTGGTGATCCCAGAATTTCAATCTTCTCATCTTTGTTTTTGACAACCTCTCCTCCCGtgttattaaatattgattCAAGTAGAATTGCGAGAGAAGAATCGTGAATATCAGATGAGAAATCAGAAGAGACCTTAGAACTGTTTACTTCTTTAATCTTCCCACATATGTAAGCTTTTACAACAGTCATATGGTTAGTAGTTAGTGTGCCGGTCTTGTCACTGCAGATGGTAGTGGCAGATCCCATTGTCTCACAAGCAGCCAAGTGCCGAACAAGTGCCTTATCGttcatcatctttttcattGCAAAAGCAAGGCTTAATGTTACTGCTAAAGGTAAACCTTCAGGAACTGCAACAACAACAATAGTAACAGCAATAGCAAAGAATTCCACAATTTCCATAGCATCATCACCAGACCATGTCCACTGGGATCCTTCTTGCAGCTTGCGGCTAAATAGCCCTTGGACCAACACTGAAAAGGTCACAACTGCAAAAAAGAGGCCTATTTTCCCAATAATGGTAGCAACACCATTAAGTTTTACCTGCAAAGGTGTTTCATCATCTCCCCCTTCACTAAGAGTGGCCATTAGTTTACCCCACTGGGTCCTCATTCCAACAGTGGTCACAAGCATCTTGCATGATCCATCTTGGACTTTGGTTCCAGACAGCAGAAAGGGATTAAGTTCACTGACATTCACTGGTTCACTTTCCCCCGTCAAGCTTGATTCATTTATTAACACGGAGAAACCAGACACAAAAAGCCCATCAGCAGGGACCTGATCTCCAATATTTAAATGGACAATATCACCAGGAAGCAGATCATATATTGAAAGCTTCTGCCTACAACCATTTCTCGTTACCTGAACtgtaattttcttcttctctttatcTAGATCCTTAAACTGCAGAGATTGTCTGTAATCACTTGTGGCAGTGACAAACACTACAAGCAATATGCTAGCAACAATACCGATTCCATCCTGTGCACCTTTGGGCCACCCTTCCATTACTATACCAACCACCAGAGAGACCAAGGCACAGACAGCAAGTATCATGAGGGTTGTATCTTGAAGGGCTTCCCATACAAAAACCCAGAACCCGCGAGCTGGACTTTCAGTGAATTTATTAACTCCATAAATTTCTTTTCTCGGATTGAGCAAGTGCTCAGATGTTGATATCCCATCATCAACTGAGGTATTGAGTTTGTTTGTGATACCCTCAACCCCACCAtgaattttcaatttcttcacaTCACGTCCCTCAACAATCGATCCCAACTCATCAGCACAAATGTCAAAGCCCGCGGTTTTAACTTCTTCTGGTACAGTGTACTCAGTTGACAAATTTAGACCTGGAGAAGTAAAGACTTGTTTATTGTCTTAACGTGAAAGTTTCACAAAAAATTTGAAGTGCGTACGAGTTGAATTCCTTACCATGAATAAACTGAAGAGCAGCTTGTGAAACCAACACTGCAACTCTGAACTTTTCCTGTAATGTATAGTGGTGGAAGGGAAATTAAGAGATGATGGAATTAAGCTATTAGAGTAATCTTGGGATGCACCAGGGCAGCGAGGGGACATGTATTCCAATCCTTCCAAGACTTTATTTCTTATCCGAATTCAGAAAATCAATGTCTTGGAATTGAAAGTGTTACATGCTCAAACTTAAGAATGAATGCTGAAGTATGTAAAGAATAACTGGCTATGCAAGTTTGAGAAAATTGGCAATTTATCACCTATAATACAAATTCCCCCTAAGCATCAAGGATAGGTTATTCTTGAACTGAATATTGTACTTTATAGTTAATCATTGTCATTTGATTATACTTATTAccctaaaattaaaaataataacacagTCCCAAAACCAAAACGATATGCCGCATAAGCTGGTCTTAAAATCGTAGacagaaagaaaaggaaagttGTGAAAATTAGCAATAAAGTAGACCAATCAATATATAATGTTTAGACCTACAACTAATATTCATTCCATTTCCCAGTTCTGCAAACAAAGGGATGAGGAGGAAATAAGTTGGAAGTTTTCAAGTACTTCACATCCTAGTTAAAAGGATTCTGTATCTCATTCCAACCAAGCAGAACAGCCAAACATAGTCAATGCCAAGTGCGTGGCAACGATGATAATATCCACGACCATTGTATCAGAACTACCACAAGCATCAATCATCAACTTCTAATTTCTGCTGGATAAAAGTAACCAGTGTTCTCTCTACTGGTGTtgaagtaaaattaattaaggaaaAACATTAATCTCCGACCATTCCACTTACCAAAAAATGCCTGGCTCAACTCCAACCCTATCAGATTCCATCTTTACAGACTAACAATaaacaattaacattaaaaaaaaaagtaaatatatccAGATTCGTTGACACAAAACGCCAAATGAAGAAGTAAAAGTGTATTTTAGTTCTGACTTGTCTTGATCTGGCAGGAAAAAACGTAAAGGAAAGTGaggtaataaaaaaaacaaagaagaaaccTGATTAGAGCGTCTAATAGCTTCAGCCTCAAATCGCTTGGAGAGGTTAGCAGTGAAACGAAACCTCCTCTTGTGGTTCTTAACGAGCCAACAAGCCTTCCTCCATCTCTGAAGCGCTTCCTCCGACGAGTTTTTGGCCTTCACATCCCCAAAGTTCTCATTCAGGTAACTCTCCATCTATCTACTCTCTTCCTTCCCACAAAACCTTGCTCCTAGCTCAttcaacaataacaacaacaacaaggtTTTTGTAAAGAACAAGTTTGTTCCGTCGATGTAAAAGAAGGAGaatagcagaaaaaaaaaaatctgcgGATAGAGTAAGCTACTTTTGTCAAAGACACAACACAAAAAAGCTTCTGAGTGAGGAAATCTCGTATTCTATTCTATGGTTTGAAACAGAAGAATCAGAGACAAGGCAGAACAGCACAAAGCAATCGTCAACTTCACTAACCCACGCTTTACTCTCCTGTCCTCCAACGCAAATAGTGTCACccatgtaaaattttaaaaattaaaaataagtttattataatattttatatgcaGATCTGCATCTACCGTctatactaatattaataaaataattaaatatgtttagttTCTTCATTATTTGTTACGGGATAATTAGCAATCCAATTTTAAAAACAGTTTTTTCGCCTTTCCATCAtgaatgtttttaataaaaaatgtgtttctttcaagtttcaaataattttctttaggACTTTTAGGACGGTTGCAATTGCAAttacttaataattaaaattgacgTTAACATTTGCTAATAATCATAGTAAAAACCTTATTAATTGTGCAAGAATGCTAAACCTAACTGTCTGACACTGCCAATAAAACTGAACCTAACTTCTACGTGTCTTTCTATTAATAGATAGCtggataaaataagaaaaaacatcCTTTTGCTTCCTTTCTCATGGTATAAAACACGTTCTTaacattaaaaaacatttttttagatatcaaataaaattataaattgaatcacttatttataatttaaatctcttaatattatcatctacttcaaatttattatattataaaatattatcctTTTTCCTACTTTGAAAAATGAAGATAAACAATATTCACGATTAAAAAGGTGTTTCATATATTACAATTACCAATATTTGTAACTCAATCAAGtttaatttttaggttaaaCTAATTTTCGTCTTCAAACTATATTtcctaaattaaatatatatttcattagtCATATTAAATACTCATTTCCCGGTTTATATGTGAGAAACAAAATTCTaccataaattataatataacaagCATGTCAATTTAATCTACCgatgaaatatgaattttaaaaatagattaaaaataaaaaatatatttaactctgaattttaaaattattaaaattaaatattaaaaacaaaatataattctattttattcaatataaaatttattatttttagttaatataaaatttaaattcacacTGCAATATCAATgttataaaattctaaaataatattataaataaggaTGTGTGTAAATACTCGtaattattatcatatattataattctAACTTTATTTACAGTTCATTGTTGTAATTTGATAAACACAAATACATTAAACAACTTGTAATACCAAAAgaactaattataataatttgaaaaaatataaatatatcattatttgaagttaaaatttactaaaataacaTCTTAAATATTATCCTTCTGGGCAATACAAAACTGATTAAcgatatttttttaacaaacaaaattttaacaaattacttttttaataaaaaaaatatcattttattactttagtttgattaaaaaataaaatattaatctatttaattatatttatacaaactttattaaatttatcaaaaatatttgtcaaaaaataatttttcttgcaaaactATTGAGTCTATTTGAATATCTACAGTTCAggcaaattataatattttatggaCACTAATTTATAGGTTTACTacttattaactatttttaaatatataacattataattaaatatattaaaaatattattaataaaatataatattaataaaaaacaaaaaatattgaaaacttCTCAATTTCagatcattttcatttttcttgaatattatttttagattagTTGATTTTTCAACTGTTTCTCCGGACGGAAACAGTTTCCGGCAGGGGTGTTTGGTAACCGAAACAGGCTTCTACTTAAACCCTTTTGATGTCCGCACGTTAGAAAAAGCTTTCAGACAGCGCATTCCATGTCCCACGcttcaatttttcttatttatcaattatattattgcATTAATTATGACTACACAGTGCTGACAAAACTGCAACACATGTAAACAAAAGAATATAGTGGTATACGGTATAATTAATCATCTctttatgttttgtttatatctgaaaaagaaaaaaaaaacaaataattacaaagataaaatgaaataatatttttctgtgTGTCGAAACTGTTTTAGTATTTGTCGTGAATAAAAAGCACAAGAATTATATATCggataaataactaaaattagaAAGTGAACTAGAAAAAGCTAAAGTATAAAAAGGTTGttactcttttctttttcttctatcaAGAAAAGTATATGCATAGTTACATACCGTACACAGTGACCATGCAACACACGTCTACAAGTATAATATGGTCATTTATACGGTTAGTTGAGATATTTTATAGATATAGATACCCATGTCAgagtacttttttttatttgtttatacgTATCAGTTATATACGGAGGAGAACCATGACGGAACActattataacttttttgaaaacattgatTGATTACAAAATAAGGGatgtataatatttttgataaaatcCTTATTATTAGACGAAATGTTATAATTACGACTCacttcaaacaattttttagaatgtaataattcaagtttatgattcaattgacactcaatttatttattgatattatctGTAGCATAATATACATATTACAAGAATTACTCATTGAATCATCTATGAATTACATTGTTTCACAATTCTCTTACAAGTTGAAGTATTTTCTATCTTGGAGAATGAAATTAGTTAGAGATAATTTTCTTTCTGTTATTATTTCTCTTCGAccacatattttaattttatgtttgtctactttatttatttttttcctcaaCCTCATGGACCAGTAGTCCTTAAGTCATTTTCAATAGAAATGGAggcaataaaatataataaaaaggcCTACCCAAGAATAATGCAGTTAGTTGTAACATGCACAGCTAAGCTATTATTGAGAGACTTTGAAGGGTTGTAGTTAGCTTTCATGACATGAAAGTTGAATTTGACATAAAAGTTGTGTTAAATTTCACTGCCAGTGACAATTTAGAATGTGTTAGAGATTGATTATTGATCAATATTTTCTATTGTCCGAAGCTCTTTTAACTTAGCAATGGATCGTTCTACTCTACACCCTTTTATTCCATTGAACTACTATCTCTTCAATTTACGATTAGGccccttatttttttttccttcggAAGGAAATGGAgagataaattttgaatatgtaAACGTTTTTCTTAACCCGAATgtcatatttattataatttgggCCTTACTAGTCGACGTATTTTGGGCCAGTTACTTCCATATATATCTTCATGCATAATGATGAGGGCAACA
Encoded here:
- the LOC114195965 gene encoding calcium-transporting ATPase 1 gives rise to the protein MESYLNENFGDVKAKNSSEEALQRWRKACWLVKNHKRRFRFTANLSKRFEAEAIRRSNQEKFRVAVLVSQAALQFIHGLNLSTEYTVPEEVKTAGFDICADELGSIVEGRDVKKLKIHGGVEGITNKLNTSVDDGISTSEHLLNPRKEIYGVNKFTESPARGFWVFVWEALQDTTLMILAVCALVSLVVGIVMEGWPKGAQDGIGIVASILLVVFVTATSDYRQSLQFKDLDKEKKKITVQVTRNGCRQKLSIYDLLPGDIVHLNIGDQVPADGLFVSGFSVLINESSLTGESEPVNVSELNPFLLSGTKVQDGSCKMLVTTVGMRTQWGKLMATLSEGGDDETPLQVKLNGVATIIGKIGLFFAVVTFSVLVQGLFSRKLQEGSQWTWSGDDAMEIVEFFAIAVTIVVVAVPEGLPLAVTLSLAFAMKKMMNDKALVRHLAACETMGSATTICSDKTGTLTTNHMTVVKAYICGKIKEVNSSKVSSDFSSDIHDSSLAILLESIFNNTGGEVVKNKDEKIEILGSPTETALLEFGLSLGGDFLKERQRSKLVKVEPFNSIKKRMGVVLQLPDGGFRAHCKGASEIVLAACDKVVDSSGEVVPLNEDSINQMNNIIETFAGEALRTLCLAYMDIHDEFFVGSPIPTRGYTCIGIVGIKDPVRPGVRESVAICRSAGIVVRMVTGDNINTAKAIARECGILTDGIAIEGPEFREKTEEELLDIIPKIQVMARSSPMDKHTLVKHLRTTFQEVVSVTGDGTNDAPALHEADIGLAMGIAGTEVAKESADVIILDDNFSTIVTVAKWGRSVYINIQKFVQFQLTVNVVALIVNFSSACLTGNAPLTAVQLLWVNMIMDTLGALALATEPPNDELMKRPPVGRKGNFISNVMWRNILGQSIYQFVVIWFLQTRGKAAFHLHGPDSDMILNTLIFNSFVFCQVFNEISSRDMERINVFEGILKNYVFVAVLTCTVVFQIIIVELLGTYANTHPLSLKQWLGSVLFGVFGMPIAAALKMIPVGSV